In Oncorhynchus gorbuscha isolate QuinsamMale2020 ecotype Even-year linkage group LG03, OgorEven_v1.0, whole genome shotgun sequence, the DNA window gatggagacgatgatgatgaggaggagaccATCTCTCTGGATTCCAGAAGGCATGAGGTATCATGGAAAGACTGTGAAAGTACTATTTACTCTACAATGGTGAGGAGTCCTCATCAAAATCAAAAAATCTAATTTCTTTTACAGGACCCAGATGCTATACAGTGGGAAAACCAGCCTGGCAACATAGTGCGTTTTAATAAAAGGACACCACATCCTGCCAAATTCCAGCTGCGCTAATTGTATTGTGTTCACAGAGCTCACAAGCTATCAGAAAGTTGTATGGCAACCACCTCCGGCGCCAAATAGAACTGGCAGACATAGACATTCAGTACAAGAAGGAAAAGATGGAAAATCTTGCACTGGAGTCTGAAATAAAAAAGAGGACAATTAGGAAACTGGACCTTGAAATAAAAAAActtgagagggaggtgagataTGCCTTCAATGTACACTGTATGCTAACTGTAACACAAATGTATTAATCATTATTTGTATTTCCTCCCCTAGCTCCAAGAAGATGACACAGCTCAAAATAAAAATTAGGGATATTCTCGTAAAGTTAAGTGAGCCATGACATATGAGCTCTTATTGTGAGCACACAGGACGGTGGCATCTTTCtaagtttttttttattttcccaGCAATCAGTACAACCAAGTCATCGTTATAAGGCATCGCCCTCTTTTGCCCACCCCCCCAGCACCAGGTGTGGCCACTAGCCTATATGAAGGTCCAAAATTGTGTGTTCCTTTCTGCTCTGACAATGGCATGCCCATTCGTGCGAGATGTGGTGGATGAAGAAGCACTTGTGCTGAGGAGAGCCTTCAGGCGAGAAAGGGACCGGTTGGACCCACTGGCCTTCCCTGACGACCATCTATATGAAAGATACAGGTTTTCTGCAGATGGCATCAGGTATCTATGCAGACTACTGGGTCCCAGGATTAAGCACCGCACTGCACGGAGCCATGCACTGAGTGTGGAGCAAATGGTTTGTGTGGCCTTGCGCTTTTTTGCTAGTGGAGCCTTCCTGTACTCAGTGGGGGATGCAGAACAGCTGAACAAGGCCACAATTTGCCGCACAATAAGGAGTGTGTGTCTGGCTATCAAAGCATTAGCAGATGTCTTCATCTCCTTCCCTGGCCACAGAAGACTCTGTGACATCAAAGAGGAGTTCTATAGGATTGCAGGTAAGAGGATCTACAAATTACAGGACAACTGTTAACACATAGTAGGATACTCATTACTTTGTGTGACAGGTTTCCCCAATGTCATTGGTGCAGTGGACTGCACACACATAAGGATAAAAGCCCCTCAGTTGCCCATGAGGCCGATTTTGTGAATAGgaaatcctttcacagcattaatgTTCAGGTGAACATAACTTTTTGATATTGTCCATTGACGAACACTCTGCATTGCCAGTGATGTGCATTGATTGGTGTAATATTCCTCATCTTATGATTTCAGATGGTCTGCAATGCTGACTGTGTGATcagcaatgttgtggcaaaatggcctggCTCAGTCCATGACTCCAGAATCTTTCGGGCCTCTGAAATCTATCAGTGCCTATCACAAGGTAAGCCACACAACCCCTATTTATAACCATCATGGCTGTGTCAAGaatatcactgtgtttatgaggtagtaatgatgagatTTTGTGTTGACAGGTGAATTCTCTGGTGTGTTGCTGGGAGACAGGGGGTATGGCTGCCAGCCTTTTCTCCTGACACCTTTCACAGACCCCCAGGAAGCACAGCAGGCCTACAATCATGCCCATGCCAGGACCAGAGTTGAAATGACCTTTGGCCTCCTGAAGGCACGCTTTCACTGCCTTCACAAATTATGGGTCAGCCCTGTTAGGGCATGTGATATTACTGTGGCTTGTGCTGTCCTCCACAATGTGGCCtgcctgaggaaggagagggcccCCAGAGTGCCACCAGCCATGGACTGGGACAATCCGGCAATCTTCCCTGATGACGACAGTGGTCGGCTGCTGAGGGACCAATATGTGTTGAATTATTTTAGTTAGTATGTGTGCTTTCAATTGTGGTTAAATATGTCCTGCGGTGGCAGAGGAATTTGGGTTTTTTTGGGTTCGTTTTTTTACGAATTTGGCCTCTTATGATGTTTGTGCGGTATACTGTGTGTAATACAAGGCTGCAGGAGGCTACTGCATCCATTCATTTGTCTGTTCAGTTGATGTGTATGGATTTGTCCTGCATTTATTTTAGTGTGCAGACatgcagggtgtgttatatacagACCTTTGAATGTGTATGTATCATTTTGTATAATATGCTTGGATTCTGTGCTTTCCATCTTGTAGAGTCACTGTGACTTCAGTTTCGAAAGGAGCTGATGGTTTACCTGCTTTGTTTTGTCCTTATTCAATAAAGGAACATAATGTTACACATTGTGTTTTTATATTCATATggaatgtgtatttgtttatATGACAGAGTACTAGGGCCACACTGAAGAAAAAGGATAGTCATAAATTTATGAGGCTGGTTCTTTCTGCAGAAAAGCTACATATTGTTTTTACAGTTTTGATACTTAATATTCTGGCACATCAGCATGTCTTTGTTTATGAAACCATACTGAAGTACAATTTCACGAAATGCCCCGCATCTGTCATTTTAACAACTGTCCTCCTTTAAAACAACTGGTTACAATATTATGACTTGTCTTTTTTTTCCCTCTGTGGCCCTAATATTCTATCATTTTATATATAGTCTATGGGAAACTGTAAATTATCTAATGATAGCAACATCTAAAAATCATTTTTTATCCAAAATCATTGAAATTAATGATCACAAACGTTTAAataatgacagtgggtctagttaTATGTGATAACAATGTATAGTGAGCAGTGAAATAACTATTGGTTTCCATTTGTGGTGACTGCTGACTGACATTAGGGATGAGATTAAATAGATCCTGGAATTTAGCCTGGTCTGGAGCAGGCTAGCTCCACAGAATAAATCTCCATGGTAATTTATACCATAACatatcctcctgcccctatccaTCTTTAGTGCAACCGGATTACGGATCAATTGAGCCAGGATCACCAAGATATCCTGGCTTAATCCCTTATCCTAGTTTTGTGCAACAGGaccctggccatggacccaaaatattgatgttttgttcccctagccacttagttatcacttttgcctcatggcaaggtgctccatcatgctgaaaaaagcattgttcatcaccaaaatgttcctggatggttgggagaagtttctTTCAGAGGatatgttggtaccattctttattcatggctgtgttcttaggcagaagtgtgagtgagcccactcccttggctgagaagcaacccaacGCATGAattgtctcaggatgctttactgttggcatgacacaggactgatggtagcgctcacctggtCTTccccggacaagcttttttccagatgccccaaacaatcggaaaggggatgcATCAGAGGAAAATGACTTTACcacagtcctcagcagtccaatccctgtaccttttgcagaatatcagtctgtccctgatgtttttcctggagagaagtggcttctttgctgcccttcttgacaccaagccatcctccaaaagtcttcgcctcactgtgcgtgcagatgcactcatacctgcctgctgccattcctgagcaagctctgtactagTGATGCcacgatcctgcagctgaatcaactttaggagacggtcctggcgcttgctggactttcttgggtgccctgaagccgccttcacaacaattgaaccgctctccttgaagttctagATGAtcagataaatggttgatttaggtgcaatcttactggctgcaatatccttgcctgtgaagccctttttgtgcaaagcaatgatgaatgcacgtgtttccttgcaggtaaccatggttgacagaggaagatgattgacagaggaatgattccaagcaccaccctccttttgaagcttccagtctgttattcgaactcaatcagcatgacagagggaTCTCCAGCCTtatccttgtcaacactcacacctgtgttaacgagagaatcactgacacaatgtcagctggtccttttgtggcagggctgaaatgcagtggaaatgttttttggggattcagtcatttgcatggcaaagagggactttgcaattcatctgatcactcttcataacattctggactatatgcaaattgccatcatacaaactgaggcagcagactttgaaaattaatatttgtgtcattctcaacttttggccacgactgtaggtcTACTTACAGGTCTACTTACATCTTTTCTTCCCCACATAATGCCGTTTGGACTTTATAATGCAGCAAACCTTTTATTTAGGTCTATTAGATGATGTTATCTGTGAAGtagacacacaaaaaaaaggtTAGGTGTTAAACAAAATTTATCCTTCAATATTAgcctgaggacctgagccctagaatcATGCTTCAGGACAacttggcctgatgactcctggctgtccccagtccacctggtcgtgctgctgctccagtttcaactgttctgcctgggctagggaaccctgacctgttcaccgggcgtgcaaccttgtcccggacctgctgttttcgactctagACTCGGCTACAAAAAggcaactgacatttactcctacggtacctgttgcaccttctacaatcactgtgattattatttgatcctgccggtcatctatgaacatcttgaagaagaatctggccttaaatggccatgtactcttatctcCACTCTgtgcagccagaagaggactgactacccatcagagcctggttcctctcttcctaggttcctgcctttctatggagtttttcctagccaccgtgctcctacatatgcattgcttgctgtttggggttttagtctgggtttctgtgTAGCACTTAGTGACATATGCTGATgtgaaaagggctttataaataaatgtgattgattgatataCACATGCAACTAACAGTTATTAAAACATTTATGATATCATGGTTGTTCAAGAACTTCATAGGTAAATAAATAAGTGTGTGTCTTTGAACATGTGTAaactgtgtgttagagagagctGTGTGATGCGCGGGGGAGGGTAATACATTAATTAACAAATTATCCGATTAACATAATTAAAAGTATGGTATGCTAATAAAAGTAAACATGACATAGTTTGATTAACCATCTTGCCCATGGCTTCAGTTTCAGACATGCCTTTTAGTTATTATAATTTTAAAAGTGAAATGCACATTGTTTCTCTGCCAGAAATGGTTGTtaattctttccacagattctttgGAATCTTTTTTATTCGATCTTTGATAGGCTTTGGTTACCTACAATCAATACATTCTTAATTTGACATGAGCtcactacatatacactacatattTTTCTGAGATGCCATTGCATCTTAATTCTGTACATTTAAAACAATCTAAATAAGCATTTTTATATCATGTTCTGTTTTTGCCCTTGACATTTAAAGGATAAATGTACCTTCTCAAGAGGTCAGTAAACCAAGTGTTGCTAACTTTAATCAAATCAATGTATCATGTAATTAGCACAAATTAAGCCTTTCCACGTCATTTGCAAGAATTCTGTCCAGAAATAGACCTTTAATTGTGGTGACGCACCTGTGTTAATTAGCTCATGTGTTAATTACTAATGAGATTGTGGAAGTGCCTGCAGAAGCACGTTCAGTAAAAGGAGAAATTAAAGGTTGAATAAGTTGTTTTAGAAGCTAGCAAGATGCATTACTTACCAACAACAGCAGCAAATCCCCTCAAAAACGACATCCCATTTAGAAATGTACTTTCCTTTCTTTGTCTAACTACACTATGTGCAGTTTGAGAACGATTCAATCTTTTTGAAATACTATTTTTACTGACTTGAGAGTCATGATTCATTTTTCAAAGTGACTCGTTCATTTTAGTAGTTCGTTTGACATACTGGCTGCAATGGATCCTACAGCAGGATTAATACCTCGTTCCTCCAGCTCAGCGGCTCCGGACAGCGCATagaataaaaatacatgtttagaaCTGTTAACTGATCGCATTGTGCAGGAATTAATGCAATTTATTAATGGTGCTTGCGAAGCAAAGGTCCCCACTTTAAATATTTGACATACTACTTATTATTTTTCTTCTAGTTTTGCTTTAGCACCTACTTCCTCTAACACCGTGTAAACCAAAAAAAGCCACTCAAACTTTACATTGTGTTTACGGGTCTGGATTGAGTTGCTTGTATACAACTTTGTCCTTTTTGTCCATCTTCACTTTCATAGGACTTTTCAACATTCTAAATCTCCCAAGTGTGACATTATCACTTCCATTTACTGTAAAGGCAACCATACCACTTTTGAAACATATCAGTTACGTTGACCACTTTgccaacaactgagacaaaaagTTAGAGCGTATGAAATCTTTCTCTGCTTATCAAATCTGAACTCGGAACAAAAATATCTTATAACGATACAGCTGTTTAGCTAACTTTTTAAAAAAATAAACCGCTGACATTTTGACCACTTTCCCAACAAGTTAGACAAGTTATTGGGCATGACATATTTGTCTACTTATCTGCTATTCAAATCTGTcgtctgaacaaaaatatatcttATAGATCAAAGTTACAGCTGTTTTAGTAACCGCATCAATAACATTTTCTGTGAACTCGTAGAAACAACTACCGTTTGACCACTCCCCCAACAAGTTAGAGTATATGAAATCTTTGTCCACTTCTCTgctatttaaataaaaaaattggaACAAAATGTGCTTTTACCAATAAAAAAATTAAAGCTGCTTATCGGAATTGAGTGATGGAAAGTAACTAGTTAACGTCAGCTAACAGCTCTCATGTCCGTTGCTATGGATACTCATTCTCAGAACCATCATTTGTTTTCACAGATTTCAACACGGACTGCAATTTTTGATGGACCTTAACAAGCAGAAACAGGATGTAGAAAATTAATGAAGGAAAACAGCACTGCCCTTGCATTTGACTAACATTACACTGCATAACGCCGACCACACAACTAtggaccacaactactgaccactaaTGACCACAACACACcccaaccacacaactactgaccacaactactggcTACTACTGACCACAATCACACAACTATTGACCACACATCTACTGGCTACTGCTGACCACACAACTACGGACCACAACTTGAATCACAACTACTAACCACAACCACAAAACTACTGACTGAAGGTGACCAGATTTCTGAAATGAAAGCCGGGGACATTTCCAGGGACAGCTCCAGCCGGGGACAGGCCACCAAAAACGGGGACTGTCCCCGGGAAACTGGGACATCTGGTCACCCTATACTGCCTACAACTacagaccacaaccacacaactactgactgCCACTACTGTCTCAATCAATGAGGCACTAGGCGAAAAGGGTCCATATCAGGGGATATCTTCACATGACATGTTTTTGATATTCTAGAGAATACAGACCATTTCCAATTAATGTTTTGTGGATTTTTATCATATCCTGACAAATGGGTGtgttctgctatttcagccacacccgttgctgacaggtgtatagaatttagcacacagacatgcaatctccatagacaaacattggcagtagaatggcctcactgaagagctcagtgactttcaacgtgacacgggcataggatgccacctttccaacaattcAGTTAGTCaaatctgccctgctagagctttcccccgtcaactgtaagtgctgttattgtgatttggaaacgtctaggagcatcAACGGTTCAGCCGCAAAGTGTTAGACCACACAACCTCACAGAATGGGATCGGCGAGTGGAGAAGCACATAGAGCATACaaatcatctgtccttggttggaacactcactaccgagttccaaatggcctttggaagcaatgtcagcacaataattgTTTGTCAGTAGCTTCATGAAgtgagtttccatggccgagcagctgcacacaagcctaagatcaccatgcccaATGATCACCATGCCCaacatcggctggagtggtgtaaagctcgtcgccattggacactggagaactggaaacgcgttctctggagtgatgaatcacacttcaccatctggtagtccgacagacatctgggtttgacggatgccaggagaacgctacctgccccaatgtataGTGCTAACTGTAAACTTTGGAACAATGCTCTGGGATTGTTTTTCATGGAtttggctaggccccttagtaccAGTGAAGGGAATTCCTaacgttacagcatacaatgacattctagatgattccgtgcttccaactttgtggcaacagtttgggcaaggccctttcctgtttcagcttgacaatgcccccgtgcacaaagcatggtcatacagaaatgttttatcTAGATCGGTTTataagaacttgactgacctgcacagagccctcacctcaaccccattgggatgaattggaacgcctattacaagccaggcctaatctcccaacatAAGTGCCCGACCTCATTAATGTCCTTGTGGCTGAATTGAAGCATGTCCCCGACGCAATTTTCCAACatcaagtggaaagccttcccagaagagttgagGTATTtccagcagcaaaggggggacccatctccatattaatgcccattacTTTGAAATGAAATGTTTGATGAGCatgcttttggtcatgtagtgtatgtgataTCCTATTTTCTCTCTTCATGTTAGCAAATACTGACTGTATGCATCGCATATGTGTTTTCCCAACACTTTCCTTGATAACAAAGTATATTGATTCCAGATATGATTCTCTTGACTGAGGTCCATATCCATATGAAAATAAAGATGATTTCTGAGTTTAAAGCAATAATTTGTCAAATATGAAATTCCTCCGGATATCATTCATGGTATGGCCGGCTATTGACTTATGAGTTTGTAAGCGGTATGTGGTCGACTTGACAACTGAAGAAACAAAGTAGTGAGAAGCTGTTCAGAAA includes these proteins:
- the LOC124031484 gene encoding uncharacterized protein LOC124031484 isoform X2, encoding MPMKKNTHRQGTGGGSPKADLTPAEDMALELNKDRPVLEGIPGGKETSIGSSQDATRFIQVSGSTVFLLEPPAQAPDDADPGEGPSAAATAHDGDDDDEEETISLDSRRHEDPDAIQWENQPGNISSQAIRKLYGNHLRRQIELADIDIQYKKEKMENLALESEIKKRTIRKLDLEIKKLERELQEDDTAQNKN